The Stigmatella aurantiaca genome includes the window ATTCCACCTCACCGGCCTGCGGGAGCAGCAGGACCCCCGGGGCCTGCGCCCCCACCACCTGGCGTGCGTGCGCGGGGCCGAGGCCATCAGCCAGAGCACCAGCGAGGGGGCCGCCGTGGGCGCCTCGGAGCTGCGCTTCACGCCGGGGCCCGTGCGGCCCGGGGACTACATCCTGGAGGCAGGCACCGCCGGGGGAACGCCCCTCGTCTTTCAGTGCCTCTTCTTCCCGCTGGCGCTCGCGGGGGGAGGGCGGCTCACCCTGCGCGGGGGCACGCACGTGGCGCATGGGCCCAGCTACCCCTACCTGAGCAGCGTGTGGATGCCGGCGATGCACGCCTATGGGCTGGGCGCCTCGCTGAGCCTCACCCATGCCGGCTTCTACCCGGAAGGGGGCGGCGAGTTTCAGGCGGAGGTGCTCGCCCCCGAGCCGCCCCCGGTGCTCGTGGAGCTGCCCTCGCGGGGCACGCTGCACGACATCGCCGTGAGCACCTACGTGGGGGGGCTGCCCTTTGCCCTCGCCGACCGGCAGTCCCGCGCCGCCGAGGCCGCGCTGCGGGAGCGGGGGCTCTACTGCCACACGAAGAACCGGCCCTTGCCCGTCACGCGCTCGGCCGGCAGCGTCACCTTCATCCTGGCGCAGTTCGAGAACACCTTCGCCGGCTTCGAGGCCCTGGGCGAGCGGGGCCAATCCCCGGAGGAGGTGGGGCGCGAGGCCGCCGGGCGGATGACGCGCTTCATGGAGTCCGGCGGTGCCATCGACGAGCACCTGGGCGATCAGCTCCTGCTGCCCGCGGCGCTGCTGGCCTCGGGCCGGCTCGGGCCCGTCACGCCGGGCACCACCCGCTTCACCACCGCGCGCGTCACCGAGCACCTCCAGGCGCAGGTACGGGCCGTGGAGCACTTCCTGCCCGTGCGCGTGGAGGTGGAGCCGGGCGGCGAGGTGCTCATCCGGCCCGCCTGAGCGGACCGCCGGGCCTCAGGACTCGTCTTCGGCCTGGCGCGAGTTGCCGAAGGTGTTCGCCCCGGCGATCTCCTGCGAGGTGTTGCGGTAGGCCTTCCACGCGAAGGGGACCGCGGCCAGCAGCACCAGCG containing:
- the rtcA gene encoding RNA 3'-terminal phosphate cyclase gives rise to the protein MTGPSRSGEDWVLLDGSGGEAGGQLLRSALSLSLITGRPFHLTGLREQQDPRGLRPHHLACVRGAEAISQSTSEGAAVGASELRFTPGPVRPGDYILEAGTAGGTPLVFQCLFFPLALAGGGRLTLRGGTHVAHGPSYPYLSSVWMPAMHAYGLGASLSLTHAGFYPEGGGEFQAEVLAPEPPPVLVELPSRGTLHDIAVSTYVGGLPFALADRQSRAAEAALRERGLYCHTKNRPLPVTRSAGSVTFILAQFENTFAGFEALGERGQSPEEVGREAAGRMTRFMESGGAIDEHLGDQLLLPAALLASGRLGPVTPGTTRFTTARVTEHLQAQVRAVEHFLPVRVEVEPGGEVLIRPA